One region of Candidatus Flexicrinis proximus genomic DNA includes:
- a CDS encoding GNAT family N-acetyltransferase, producing the protein MNLRQAVPEQDFERIAELLSLINTEPVSVDGLLEDEARTMPGKHWRRWVTEGADGRVNGYAMVIRYPSQPAGQLNLELVVDPAHRRQGIGSLLLEAALAYATEHGCTVMPVEIRDDSPESLSFAQKRGFTVSHHVFDSTLDLDTFDAAAFADTLARAEAGGIRFFTLADTGKTEAALRRLYDLNRQAVLDEPGSTGGFPIYENWLRIVINAGWYRAESQFIAADGETYVGLAGVYNEPGMPETMFNGLTGVHSAYRRRGIALALKLLTIQYARAHGARTISTNNDERNAAMLAINRMLGYVPSAGHWVAQRRAE; encoded by the coding sequence ATGAACTTAAGACAGGCTGTGCCGGAACAGGACTTTGAGCGAATCGCGGAACTGCTTTCGCTGATTAATACGGAACCGGTCAGCGTCGACGGGCTGCTGGAGGACGAAGCGCGGACGATGCCGGGAAAGCACTGGCGGCGGTGGGTCACTGAAGGCGCGGACGGGCGGGTGAACGGGTATGCGATGGTGATCCGCTATCCATCGCAGCCGGCTGGACAGCTCAATCTCGAACTGGTGGTTGATCCAGCACACCGCCGGCAGGGGATCGGGTCGCTGCTGTTGGAGGCAGCACTGGCGTACGCGACAGAACACGGATGTACGGTGATGCCGGTCGAAATCCGCGACGACAGCCCGGAGTCGCTGTCCTTTGCACAGAAGCGCGGATTTACCGTCAGCCATCACGTCTTTGACTCGACACTAGACCTCGATACGTTTGACGCGGCCGCCTTCGCGGATACGCTGGCACGCGCCGAAGCCGGCGGCATCCGTTTCTTCACGCTGGCGGACACCGGCAAGACCGAAGCGGCGCTGCGCCGGCTCTACGACCTCAACCGGCAGGCCGTGCTGGACGAGCCGGGGTCGACCGGCGGGTTCCCGATTTACGAGAACTGGCTGCGGATCGTGATTAACGCCGGGTGGTACCGCGCGGAAAGCCAGTTCATCGCAGCGGACGGGGAGACGTACGTCGGGTTGGCCGGCGTGTACAACGAGCCGGGGATGCCCGAAACCATGTTCAATGGGCTGACTGGCGTACACAGCGCGTACCGCCGCCGGGGTATCGCCCTTGCGCTGAAGCTGCTGACGATCCAGTACGCGAGAGCGCACGGCGCACGGACGATCAGCACCAATAATGACGAGCGGAACGCCGCGATGCTGGCGATCAACCGCATGCTGGGATACGTGCCGAGTGCGGGACATTGGGTCGCGCAGCGGCGGGCGGAATAA